The proteins below are encoded in one region of Paracoccus sp. N5:
- a CDS encoding arylsulfatase, with amino-acid sequence MTSKRLATLPRLALSVATLAIAHPALAQGARPNIVLIVVDDMGYSDLGAFGGEIPTPNLDALVQDGVQLTNFHVAPTCSPTRSMLMSGTDNHVAGLGSMAEEILDEQRGHPGYEGYLNERVISFPEVLRDSGYHTYISGKWHLGGKEGQRPNARGFERSFAMMNGGAHHFDQTGMIEALPKANYTADDQPIELGEDFTYSTDYFTTQLIEQIDSAADDAPFFGYLAYTAPHWPLQAPDESIALFRGKYDAGYDAIRDARLARMRELGLIGPDVQPNTAPDLWPHWNEFDEAQRATEARKMEVYAAMIHEVDQNVGRLVDHLKQKGEYEDTIFIFFSDNGAEGQLPENIMGGRNKEWIDRAFDNSLENLGKQGSYFGYGPSWASVSQTPFRMVKGYTYEGGTRSPAFISYPGWKNGERLDQFVHVTDIAPTLLDLAGATPPAQRDGTALAPMTGHSLRPWLEGRAETARPQDEPVCTELFGRVSVWKDSWKMVHSNKPWGTGDFELFDIKADPAENRDLAADQPERLAELKADWQNCQERFGIYWNEGLAPQMVYSNEAEYLFPRPHLAGAN; translated from the coding sequence ATGACGTCGAAAAGACTGGCCACCTTGCCGCGCCTTGCGCTGAGCGTGGCGACGCTGGCCATCGCCCATCCGGCGCTGGCGCAGGGCGCTCGCCCCAACATCGTGCTGATCGTTGTCGATGACATGGGCTATTCGGATCTGGGCGCCTTCGGCGGCGAGATCCCGACGCCGAACCTGGATGCGCTGGTCCAGGACGGCGTGCAGCTGACCAATTTCCACGTCGCGCCGACCTGCTCGCCGACACGGTCCATGCTGATGTCGGGCACCGACAACCATGTCGCCGGCCTGGGCAGCATGGCCGAGGAGATCCTGGACGAGCAGCGCGGCCATCCCGGCTACGAGGGCTATCTGAATGAGCGGGTTATAAGCTTTCCCGAGGTGCTGCGCGACAGCGGCTATCACACCTATATCTCGGGCAAATGGCACCTGGGCGGCAAGGAGGGCCAGCGCCCGAACGCCCGCGGCTTCGAGCGATCCTTCGCCATGATGAACGGCGGCGCGCATCATTTCGACCAGACCGGCATGATCGAGGCGCTGCCCAAGGCGAACTATACCGCCGACGACCAGCCGATCGAGCTGGGCGAGGATTTCACCTATTCGACGGATTACTTCACCACGCAGCTGATCGAGCAGATCGATTCGGCCGCAGACGACGCGCCCTTCTTCGGCTATCTGGCCTATACCGCACCGCATTGGCCCTTGCAGGCCCCGGACGAATCCATCGCGCTGTTCAGGGGCAAATACGACGCCGGCTATGACGCGATCCGCGACGCGCGGCTGGCGCGGATGCGCGAGCTGGGCCTGATCGGCCCCGACGTGCAGCCGAATACCGCCCCCGACCTGTGGCCGCATTGGAACGAGTTCGACGAGGCGCAGCGCGCCACCGAGGCCCGCAAGATGGAGGTCTATGCCGCCATGATCCACGAGGTCGACCAGAATGTCGGCCGCCTTGTCGATCACCTGAAGCAGAAGGGCGAATACGAGGACACCATCTTCATCTTCTTCTCGGACAACGGCGCCGAGGGCCAGCTGCCCGAGAACATCATGGGCGGCCGGAACAAGGAATGGATCGACCGGGCCTTCGACAATTCGTTGGAGAACCTCGGCAAGCAAGGCTCGTATTTCGGTTATGGTCCCAGCTGGGCCTCGGTCAGCCAGACGCCGTTCCGCATGGTCAAGGGCTATACCTACGAGGGCGGCACCCGCTCGCCCGCCTTCATCTCCTATCCCGGCTGGAAGAATGGCGAACGGCTGGACCAGTTCGTGCATGTCACCGACATTGCGCCCACGCTCTTGGACCTGGCCGGCGCCACGCCGCCCGCGCAACGCGACGGCACTGCGCTGGCGCCGATGACCGGCCATTCGTTGCGGCCCTGGCTGGAGGGCCGGGCCGAGACCGCCCGCCCGCAGGACGAGCCGGTCTGCACCGAGCTTTTCGGCCGCGTCTCGGTCTGGAAGGACAGCTGGAAGATGGTGCATAGCAACAAGCCCTGGGGCACCGGCGATTTCGAGCTGTTCGACATCAAGGCCGACCCGGCCGAGAATCGCGACCTGGCGGCGGATCAGCCCGAAAGGCTGGCGGAACTGAAGGCCGACTGGCAGAATTGCCAGGAACGCTTCGGCATCTACTGGAACGAGGGGCTGGCACCGCAGATGGTCTATTCCAACGAGGCCGAATACCTGTTCCCGCGCCCGCATCTGGCCGGCGCCAACTGA